The DNA segment tcggacacACAGGTAAAGAATGATAGAGAGAGATGCTGTAGTTTCTCCGCAAAAGCGAATCAGTATCAGTGATAGCGAAGAATAAAACAATTTCGCCACCgggagacgccagattcttgtcGGCGCGAGAGGActgaggctgtgaaattgaactgactcctactatgaggtcttgtatatactcatataaggccgtcacttcagtgaacaattcttcgaggtcacacacacacgaagtttcttcagcTGCAACTATTATTAAAATACATATATACATTGGGTTGGGAAGAAAGCTCGCCGGGCCAGCCTCTGAACAGTAGCTACAGCCTCTGTACAATAGCTGCATAGCGGGCAGCTTTACGAACCTGAGCGCTCAGTCTTGGACCAGAGCTccgccttaaagggacactaaagcgaaacaataaatcagtttagactaatgaagcattgtgtcagaaccctgcaggcagtcctttcaacaacaaaaaaatagtttggttattagatgagaaaatgaaggtccaagtatcagtatttgaatttcgcgccgaaaccccagcgccggtacgtcagcgtgacgtcagaggttccaaagtgtgttttcgcatttgggccgcgttggctgaataaaggttcctgaaacttgccatgtttaatatttggctcctttagaacgcaatgtagtcaatctgtaccgctatatataattagtaggccctggaagataccatcaaaatccaagacgtcacagccctcaggtgcgggaacttaagtaggcgtcgccacccgtatttcgttcttgcgctttttctggcttaccaaacgtcttatgagtggtgtttttggtgttgtagaacggtaatttactgatgcagaagaaaccatttttcactttagtgtccctaaAGAGGGCTCAGCCTCGGGATATCCTCGCTGACTCACAAGTGACCCTGCAGTATCTGAAGTCACTACACGCACTCAGGAACAACTCGTAGTGGACGCCAGTGCTGTACTAAAGCCTGCGGGCTGCTTGACAAAGCTGTGATGCAGCGATTGCCTGCCCAGTGCGGCATGCAAGGCAACGTTCAGGCTGACCGCGCTGCCAGAGCCGCACACAACACTTCGACAGATCCAGGTGTCGCTATCGAGAAAAGACGCGGCGACTCTGATATCCACAGACACTTGGCGTTTGCAGTGACGTGACGTAAGCGTTTAGTAAATACCCTTATAAATACATATATATCCGTCTTAGCGAAATCATAAGGCCGCGAGGCCTCCGTGGTAGAGAGCAAACATGCCTTCACCGCATGAGACCAGACGTGGCCTGCGCTATAACCATATACTTTAAATGCAAAATACAGGGAACAGACTCAGAAATGTGCTTCGTGTGCAACGTTTCTAAGGACTTACTGTGTGTGACTGCGGCCTATTCAGGGAGGCGGTCTCTGAAGGCCGCCCTACACTTGCAGAGCGACTCGAGCTTAGAGCTGCGGGGCATTCACGGACCATGGGGTAGCACCAAAGCAGCACGATGCCCACTATATGAATGCGCTGTTGGTGTTGCTAAGGTCTACAGGCCGTAACGAAACTTTGCCAATAGCTTTACTGCGTGTTTTCGCGTCTGTGGCTGTAAATACAGTTTTTGTGTCTATGTGGTCACTGTGTATAGCGTAATCATAACCCAGTacctggagtagcatgccagGCTAACATGCTTCTCATTAAAGTCATTATCTCTCGAGTGCGAATGCACTGCTCTCTTTGAGTGCACTGGTTGCTCAGGCTTCTTCGTTGGAAGGTCACTGAAGAGATATCCGAAGCTTCtgtataaaagaaaataaattaagggCGGGGGGATCAACAACAAGCAAGTATGTCTGTCTGCACACCTGAACCGCCATTCAACTGCAAATAGATTGATTATcttgtaaaaacaaacaaacaaacaaacaaaatatgtGCACCAACGTATCGTCGTTGTTTGTTCTTACATCGAATGTTTAGACGATCCAAGGCCTGTGCCGGCATTGGGATCAAGTCGTCTATTTATTTCCACTTTAGCGTCGCGTCATGCTGCTAACTTGTTGCTCTAAATGTAGCCCACGTACTACCCTTTTACACAAGGTATGCAGACATATGTCCTCTTCTTCATGGCGCTATGATGAAATGATCGTGTAACGTTGAAACATTTGACAACGTTACATGCAGACTTACTCTGTTATTCGCGAAACCTTTTCCTGGCACCCtcgttaacacacacacacacacacacacacacacacacacacacacacacacacacacacacacacacacacacacacacacacacacacacacacacacacacacacacacacacacacacacacacacacacacacacacacacacacacgcacgcacgcacacgcacgcacgcacacgcacgcacgcacgcacgcacgcacgcgcacgcacgcacacacacgcacgcacgcacgcacgcacacacgcgcgcacgcacgcacgcacacacacgcacgcacgcacacgcacgcacgcacgcacgcacgcacacacacacacgcacgcacgcacacacacacacgcacgcacgcacacacacacgcacacacacacttctccTCTGGCTCAGGTAGACAGGGCCCAATTTCCCGAAATggaaagagagacagaggaaaggataaaggcagggaggttaaccagaggggaagatgcGGTTTGCTATcacatactgtcaccgcacagtcCTGAAATGGAGGTTAAGTAAGAGCAGTACGTCTTCATTAGGAGGTGATTAATTTCCGCTAAGTGTCTCCAGGGCTACATTGCCTACTGGTTACATAATATTTGCACTGAAATACATAAGAAATTAAGTGCGAGACAACATGCAAGGCTATGGAAAGCGTCTGATGATGAAACGAATACTCACGATACTATTGAACTGCTATACGATTAGGAATGCCtgcattaaaaaaatgttttcgaaAAGTTATTGCATCTTTCCTTCTACAACAGAATTTCTTTTTTATAGAAAAACACAACTCATCTGTATATCATCTTAACATACTTTTCAACGAATTGTGGGAAAACATATGCGTTTTATTGGTATGAGTGGATCCATACTTTTTTATTGGCGTATTACATTAGTTATCGCGTGAAATTGTTGCATATTTTGAACGTTATTCCCTTTAGGTGTTTCTTATATTTCATGTTACAATACCACGAACGCAAGGCTGACGCGTAGGATGTGCTATAGTGCTGCAGTCAGCTGCTGAAACTGTCATGTAAATGCCTCGTGCGTTTTTCTGGGAAGCAGGGAGCAGGTCAAACTATTTTTGAGCATTTTCGCTCGTCTTGATGGGCGaaattaatcaattaatcaattaattagtcaatttatttatttatttatttatttttatttatttatttatcatacaaGTCGCTTTTTGATGTAACGATGGTTGCTATGAGAGGCTCTGAGGCTGATTCTCGGTGTATGGCGTAAAGGTGCAATTATTAAATTTATTAAAATGATACTCAAAAGGCTCTTCTTGTTCGATTCGTGACCAATAACACAATTTTCCATGTGGCATTTCCAGGTGTTTCAATGTGGTCAATACCCCATCAAGCAATATAAAAAGAAACACCCAAATTGCTTTAAAAGAGGCCTTAGTGACTAAACACACATGCCTCGCATAAAAGTGTTCAGCGAGACTAAATTTTCAACGAGATCGTGAGCTACTTGTTACATTTGTTCCAACTTGCTACAAGTTGCGAGGTCTGAATTCATGCCTCAACAGTAATCGTTATTTAAAAACGAGTTCGTtcttcccgctcatattgctcccGACGGTACGAATACGAGGTTGCGACAATTATTGGAGCATGTCTCAGGAAAAAGCAGTGCAAGTGGTCACCTCAGCCGTGCAATGCTGGTTCATGTGCAATGCAGATGTTCATGTCTTTGGAACAATAGACCGTAGTCGTTGAGAAGCAAGCATTCAAACGACATTTGATGTCATTTTTAAAAGTGAATATATTCATATTCGATTTTTTAAAGTTGCTCTTCGTTATGCAAAGCACGTTATAAAATTAAATGCTTTCCCCATCTACGAGTTCACAGTGATCTTATGGTTTACAATGTTAGCTGACATCTTCCATCAATTACATCttcatcactaaaaaaaaaaaaaaaaacatgaatgcgGATTCTGGGCCCATTGCTCGATATTGAATTGTCACCGTTGACAACCACCCATGATGCATGTCGACGCGTACAACGTTTTCGGACGCGCATACGTTCTTCATAGGCAAGATCCTGCGCTACAGCGCTGTCGCCTCACTAAGCCTCATCTGCCTGCAAAAGAAACTTGACGCAAGCTCATACCACTCTAGGCTGCCATAATGGAAATATTAGAATTGAACCGTTAGGCCAGAAGTTTAAAGAATGCGGATTATATGAACCGTGTGCAGACAGTGCCATGGTAATAAATTTGATCGATTCCTACATTTGTATTTCCCGGGTATAATGCTTCGGGTGCGCTTAAAGCGCCCCTCTTCGGAAAAGTCACAACGCCAAACACCGCGAATCCTAGTGTCGTGAAGGCGCGAGCCGACGTGAAATACCTTGCTATgctccggcagatggcgccagcgtTAGCTGGCGGGTTGCTCTTGCGGGCTCCGGCGCGCTTTTCAGCGGGCGCTCGCAATTAAGTGGCCGGCGCTTTCCGCCGatttgcaagttcagaaaacaggCATCTATGAGGGCCAGTGAACCTTACAAAATTAGCGAGCACGCTTATCGCGACGAGTGGTGAAGCAAAACTTTGGTTTGAGCTAGTTCGCCCATAGCTAGTTATGACGGCAGCGTAACTGAGATATGAAGAGACACAGAAACGGTACGGTGCGCtcgtcatgtgtttctatgtgaCTTGTCTTCGTCTctgttgtgctgccattttaacAAGAGTGACAGAAGCTACACAAGCAGCTGCAATAAAATGgggttggtattttttttttctactggaGATGCGACACCAATCAGCTCACAAATGTGGAGAGGAAATTAATGCATTCTGTTCGTCTCGTGCGTatagtttattgcagctttaAAAAGTTGCACACTGTGGCCCGCAAAAACGCTGTGTAGGGAGCGTTTTCAAAACCTATGTCACAagtttttcctctttttttttgctttattgcaCAAGGAAGGTAGGTATGCACAAAAGCGGGCCCGGGAGCATTTTCGCGACTCGTTCTACTGGCATCGCCTCATTTTCAGGAGCTCCTGCTTTTCTCTTTGTGTGTTCCGTTCCATGttctttgcttttgcaaagaaGTACAGCCTCGTCAGCACATATaactttattatgtttgttgtcaaacaccgcccatgctcactgcaacccacttctttaagcttcgctccctgaaggaaatgcaaaaagcagaccatgctttcagcataaagctgattcctgctgaaatacacagtaaatgtgtcctcaacttTGCAAGCAAGCTCCTCAACAGCTCTGGAAGGGTAGATCAAGCCCCCATGATCAAATCGCCTTGTTAGTATGGAATTTCCGTCGCAATCTGCGTGTAGCGGCAAAATACAAAGGCGAGAGGCACACTCTGGGTgtggaaatttttttaaagactgTCTAGCCAACTCTATAATATACTAATCtactgtcactgtgcttttcGACACAGTTGTCATGATCCAACTGATTGCCTTGTGTTTTTTAACAAAGATTCTGCACACTCCAAATTGCTATCATCCATAGctcatcaataatttctgttaGGTACATGGTCAGCCTTTCGTTTTCCAACATCAGATGGCTTTAAGAGTGTGGTTACGAAGTCTCCCGGTGAGTTCCCATTTTTAGGAGGCCTTGCCAGGCTGTAGAATGACAAGCTCACAGCGTATTATAATTAAAAACTGTTCAGGTTAAGGGTGATCGTTATAACCAAAGGATTGCTTTACGACACCAAACATATTTTTCATTTTGTCCTGACTAAGATTAGTTGTTAACAAGTACTTGTAGCCTAGTGAGCTACCTAAGTAGTCTAAAAGAGACAGAGTGATTTTTATGGTCACACGCAGACCAAGGGCAGTTCCTGAGCTAAGAAATCCACCGCCATGCTTGGCAGCATAATGTTCTCATTCTGCAAGGAATGCAATGAACTCTTCAAGAAACTTTGCACTTGGAGACTTGGGCCGGAGGCCTTTAGATGGTGTTCTTGAAGTCATTATAAATATTAACCTTTCCATAAGCTTCACAAGCTCTTTTGTCGGCTCACTTGTTATAAAGTGCCTGTCCAAATCGCATTTATAGAAAAAAATCTCCTTTAGTACCTCCTCACTAAATATCTTGAAGGCTATAAGTTGACGCGCATTTTTTCAAACGCATTTGGATGAATGAGCGAGAGGGTAATGTGTGGCATTACTTTAAGAGTTAGTGAATTCACGTCCAAGACATTGTCACAGAAATTCAGCACGTCGCATCGCACCAAGCCGTGGCACTACGGTATCAACGTAAATAAAGGCTGGAACAAAGTGAACTACGTCGGTGCACGCGCTacccaaaactgacgacgacttgtGTCTGAACTCCTTCGGCTGGCGTCAGTAACCTGGATAGATGAATGGATGAGTGGAtagatattatgagcgtcccctttggaacggggcggtgggttgcgctaccaagctcttgctactatactgcttattatcctacctaggttaagcaatgaaaaaaaaaaaaaaaacactctgaactaccacgcccaaattttctgatcccctattgcgaactgtgcttttgtacgtctccgtcttttgtcgtttccctacttttcttccaccaatcctccagtcgcctcttactaatgtctattgcggatgtttgctttaccactgctatTCTGAACCcatggcttcaaggaggccagtggtgcctccACTACCCGCCACAGGAGCGCAGCGCCCTCTTCGAACTACCCCGCCAAGCATCAAAGCTGGTTTCTCCGGCGCTTCGGGAATGGACGCCCGCTCCCGACACTAGGAGAACCTTAAGATTTGTATGTACTGAAACGTTGCACGACGCAATTTCTGAGGCTAACTCCACGCCACAGTCTCCAGGCATATTATCCTTCAAATCTCAGATCACAAATAAGACTAATAGAAATTTAAAGATTTAGCCTTTTATGCTGGTACTACGTTTCAGCGGCTGAAACCTTTAGCAGTATCATTTATGGCTCGTATCCTTGCTTTATTATGCCTCAATATactttaattaatttatttatttaacaaaaaGCATGATTAGGACAAAAACAATTTGAAATATGAAGTAATACGATTGCTTTGTGcgaaaacaaaaccgaaactgtaTTTGAGACTGCAGCGACGACGTTTCGGAGGTGACAATCCAAGGCACTTTTTTCTGGGCCGCCGTTGCCGCGCGCCCGCACGTCTGCCCGTCTGCGAGTACCGCGAGTTGTTGCGGTCCCAGCTGTGGTAATCCGCTGATGAGTCGGCTGCAGTAAAAAGACCTACAGCTACAAGCGTGCGTCGCGCTCCTCTTGGTTGAAGTTTTCGCACTTGGATCGGAGTTTCGAGAGTTGCGCACATATCGTCCGGTAAGTGTAGGAACTGACGCGCCGTGCGGATTTTCTTCGTTTCGAGCGTTTGGTTTCGAGTGGAGCGGCGACGCATCACGCGATGTGTTTTTTGACAAGCGCTTTTCTGACGTTGAGCGCTTGGTATGACACTCTTTATCTAGGGCTCAGTAAAGATAGTACAAACTGCGTCGTCATTTCAACTGTCTTTGGCGTGTCAATATCGTCGAATTTTCCAACGAGGCAGTAACATATGCGCGGATCGTTGTTTTGATCTTCACATCTTGCCACGGGCTAggtgaaagaaaacgaaaggacAGAAACTAGGTCAAGCGGCCGCACCATGGAGCGTGAAGTGCGTGCGAAGTTAGTCCATTCAAACCGGATTCGATGAGGTCGATCTAGGGGCACGGGAAGTGCTGTCAGGCGCATATGCCCTTTCTTTCGCCTAATTAATGTTCAAATAGTAATTTACTCTTTCTCAATATGGTTCGGAGGAAAGGAATAAAGCGAAGCTGCCGCGTGAATTTCTACAACGGAGGAGAAAGATTGACGACTTCGGTTCATTGACATGAAAATGAGATGTTCTTGCTTGAGTTTGCTTTTGCGCCCTGTGCACATATCAGTGAAGTGGAAGTTGTCAGACAATTGTAAACGAGCTGCTCAAATACCATTTGCACATACTGACATCGaggtaaaaatgaaaaaaaaaaaaactatgatgACGCGTcgctatttgtttttttttttttacctcttggCAGGTGATAACGGTGCCTTATCAGTATTGTTGTTATCCTTACGCAATTGAATTCAAAAGCGTCTACGTCATGTCGGAAAGATAACTATGGAAGTTATTTTTATGACGTATAGTTTCTAGTTATGGTGGTTCATATAGTGGCACACGGTGCAATATGTTCGGGGTTAACGGATAATTTCGGCCCTCCTTATATTTCATTGCATGATTAACGAAAAGATGAAGTATCGCAGTGCCAAAAGGCTTATCTAATGGCCAAGAATCAATCTTGAACATTGTGCAAAAACTTACCTCTTATGTATGTGCTCATGCATATTTCTAATATTCTAACTATGCATGCATTTCCTCGTTTTCATTGTCAGAGGCCTTTCACCCAAGTTGCACAGGGCAAAATCTTGAGTTGATTGTGATGGCATTCGTATTGCAGAAAATGGGGCTACAGATCACAGTGGAACCAGTGGTGTTTCTATTCTTCGCCACCATGCATCTGGAGATGAGCGCTGTCCAGGACATTATAAACACAAAGTGTTGCTTCAGGCACCTCAACACAACCAATGTTGCAGACTGTCACTCGGCCCAGAACCAGACACGTACTGACATCAAAGCTGAAGCCTCAGTGTGGATTGCTTTCTACTACGGGACAATGTCTATCCTGACTCTGATCTGTGGTATGTGGGTTGGATCGTGGAATGATCGCTTTGGTCGCAAGCGGCCCATGCTTGTCCCCCTTGTTGGGGGGATGGCAAGTGTGCTGAACTTCATTTTTCTCTCGCACTACCTCAACAGCAGCGTATCACTTGTCATGATCAGTGCCGTATTGGTCGGCATATCTACCGGATCTTTGGGAGTAATATCAAGCTGCTTTGGCTATCTCACTGATGTGACGCCTTTCCAGTCCCGGAGCCGACGAATTTCGATACTGGAAGCCATGATATTCACTGGAGGGGCACTTGGAATGTACCTCGTGGGAGGCATGCTCAAGACAACTACTTATGAAGTGATCTTCTTAGTTGAGCTCTTCATCTATGCAGCCGCCGTCTTctatgttttgcttgtgatccatGACAAAGTGCCCACTGAAGCAAGTGTTGACACTGGAATGGAGCGCCCTGGAATCTTCTCTTTTCGGCATGTGACGGACATGGCAATGACCGTTTTCAGGCTGCGAGATCGGGGAAACAGAGCCCATGTCATTCTTCTGCTTCTTGCTGCTTTTGCGATGTTCTATGGCCTAGCAGGCAAGTAGTTTGTCTTTATTTGATTGTCAGCCAAGGTATTTTGGCAGCCATGAAGTTGTAAGAGATTGACTGACAGGTgttgcattttattttattgtagtcTGCTGTTCGTTCATGTATTCGTTCATTCAGTATTTTTATCTTGATAGCCACTGGTGTTGGTGGCTAGTGTAGGTGGTGGTGGTTGAGCCACTGGTGTATTACATTAATTAGATCACAAAAATCTGATCGTGGTGTAGGCTGTCTCAGTGTTGCCCACTAAAAAGGTGCTTGTGACTTGGTCAGGGTGTATGCCTTATTGGCTCAGTTTGCATGCTTGTGTAAACTGTGCACACATTTTCTGTTTTGAGGCTCTCATATTAAGCAGCATTTCTCCCACATAATTGTTTGTTGGATTGCACTCCCAAAAGATTAAAATAACGACATTCAAATATGTGCCTCTGCTTTGATGTTCTGTGCGGCATGAGCTAGAAACATCACGTAGCTAGTAGTTGATGTCTTTATCTCTCTTGGTGCAGCCCAGACCTACTTGACGTACACATTCTTGACCGATGAGCCACTTCGCTGGACCGCAAGTCATTACAGTTTCCTGCAAGGAGTCAATATTGCTGTGGAAGGTGTAGCCCTCCTGGTAGTGCTACCTTTGGCCTACCGCTTCTTGAGCATTTCTGATGCTTTTGCTGGTCTCCTTGGATCACTTTCAAGGTTCTTGGGTCTCTTGTGGCTTGGTCTCTGCACGACAACATCTATGGTGTACTTCAGTGAGTGAAAGTGCTGTTTTGCTCTCCACACATAAAAAGATTTCGTGAATCTATGCAGTGAACTAACATTTATAGACAATCAACTGATGTGTTGGTGATACATACTGCAAGCCCATGGTAAGTTGGTGAAGAATAATGGATCTAGTTTTTAATTAAAATAACAAACTTTGATGTATACTAATATACTATGCTGAGGTACCATGCTTGGCCAGTGGGTCCTTGTCTATTAAAGAAGGACTGACATGTATTTTAAGTCTTAGAAACTCTACCGCATGCTTTGCATATGTAAAAGGATAACACTTCGCAAGTGTGAAGGTTGAGAAACACTTAAAGATACTTTAATTTGATGCTAATCTTGATCTCTAAATCTCCGATTGTGATGTCATTGCGTCAAGGCTAGTTATAATGATGTAGtgcataaaaaaacaaacaaaagggcTGTGCATGTATTGTGTATTGTGTGCATCAGTCGCTTCCTTTGCATAAACAGCAATCCAATTTTTCATGACGTTATGACACATCTGCCTTTTGTGTACCGATACTGGCCGAACCTGCTTCGTAGAAACGAGCACTATAGTAAATTGTTCAGGGTGCTCTGTTGCTTGCCAGTATTCTTTCCAGGACTTAGAGTGCTTGGTGCTTCATTTAACATAAGAGGCGACAAGTAAAAATTTTTGTGCCAGTACTCCTTTAAGACACCATAAGTTAGTGATGGTTACTTTGAACATGTTTATTGTAATTTCATGTGCATTTGTTAGCTTAACTGCAAGACATTTCCACATGAATTGTATGCATAGGTGGCCGGAAATAAATGTTCTAATAATTCCCAAAGAGAGCAAGGTGCTTTATATATTTACTAGATGGAaccaactttctgtggctaccaGTTGTGTATCTGACTCATATATTGTGAAGTCTATCAGTGCTGTCAGTGTGTTTTATGCATCTCCAGTTGTGGGCTAGGATAAAAGCTCTGCGATAGGTAGCTTGTCTGAAAAACCTTACACAAGCATTCCTCAGTGCTTCTTGCAGTATTTCATTGAATTAATGGTCAGCTGATATATTATCAGTTAAATTTGGATTAACTAGTTTCTGTTTAACTTGATGATGTGTGAAAATACTCATTGCTGGGATACACACAAGGCAGCAAaagtttggaggacgcttaagcttcacctttaagagtggaacacaatagcattcaaagaccccaactgcttctcacgcttcctggcaactgcaccttatgtaactgtaatatttaccaggaaacgctggcggcaaagcctgtgcacaaaggcgagctttctggtagaaatacGACGTCTTGCATAGGCCGTGATATGagggaggcgagtgccatctggagcttttgcaaggaaccgggtgcaCCGCTTTATAGCCTTTGAGATTCTTGAAAGGAGTTTGTGTTTCGAGTTTCCGTGGAACGTAACTGTATTCTCATATATTCAGATTACAATCTggtgctatcatgtctgtaggttgtgtgtaagtcatacttaaTGATTT comes from the Dermacentor variabilis isolate Ectoservices chromosome 2, ASM5094787v1, whole genome shotgun sequence genome and includes:
- the LOC142572005 gene encoding proton-coupled folate transporter-like, which gives rise to MGLQITVEPVVFLFFATMHLEMSAVQDIINTKCCFRHLNTTNVADCHSAQNQTRTDIKAEASVWIAFYYGTMSILTLICGMWVGSWNDRFGRKRPMLVPLVGGMASVLNFIFLSHYLNSSVSLVMISAVLVGISTGSLGVISSCFGYLTDVTPFQSRSRRISILEAMIFTGGALGMYLVGGMLKTTTYEVIFLVELFIYAAAVFYVLLVIHDKVPTEASVDTGMERPGIFSFRHVTDMAMTVFRLRDRGNRAHVILLLLAAFAMFYGLAAQTYLTYTFLTDEPLRWTASHYSFLQGVNIAVEGVALLVVLPLAYRFLSISDAFAGLLGSLSRFLGLLWLGLCTTTSMVYFIPVLFVFSEFTSPSVRALLSKIVAVDEKGKAFAVMSALQSFAMFTGSLLFNGLYPATSKFFKGFGFEFAAALQIIPIGIFLYLYFRFKREAPYSEIEGESMSSNIVES